ACGCGAAGAAGCTCGGCGTCGACATCGACGCGCTGCTCGTGTCCCAGCCCGACACCGGTGAGCAGGCGCTCGAGATCGCCGACATGCTCGTCCGTTCGGGTTCGATCGACCTGATCGTGGTGGACTCCGTCGCGGCGCTCGTGCCCCGCGCCGAGATCGAGGGCGAGATGGGTGACTCGCACGTGGGTCTGCAGGCACGCCTCATGTCGCAGGCGCTCCGCAAGCTCGCGGGTGGGCTGAACCAGACGCAGACGACGATGATCTTCATCAACCAGCTGCGCGAGAAGATCGGTGTGTTCTTCGGCAGCCCCGAGACCACCGCGGGTGGCAAGGCGCTCAAGTTCTACGCGTCGGTCCGTCTCGACATCCGTCGCATCGAGACCCTGAAGAGCGGCACGGACGCGGTCGGCAACCGCACGCGCGTCAAGGTCGTCAAGAACAAGATGGCGCCGCCCTTCAAGCAGGCGGAGTTCGACATCCTGTACGGCACGGGCATCTCGCGCGAGGGCTCGCTGCTCGACTTCGGTGTCGACCACGGCATCGTCAAGAAGTCGGGCGCCTGGTACACCTACGACGGCGACCAGCTGGGGCAGGGCAAGGAGAACTCGCGTTCGTTCCTGATCCAGAACGCCGACATCGCCGCCGAGATCGAGGGCAAGATCCTCGCGAAGCTCGGTGTCGGTGGCGCCAAGGCCGACGCCGACGACGCCAAGGTCGAGTCCATCGCGCCGAAGATCGCGGAGCGCAAGGGCGCGTGACGGACGACCACGACCACGACGCAGACCTCGCGCCGGTGACCGACCTGTTCGGTGCGCGGTCGCGTCGTGGTCGCTCGGTTCCGCCGGTCGGGCGGCACGACGGTCTCCCGCGCGCCGGTGCGCCGTCCGGTGACGACGAGCGCTGGTACGAGCCCGAACCCGAGTCCGAACCTGAGCACGAGACCGGGGTCGGCGCGGAGACGGCGTCCGAGACGGCGTTCCCGGGTGCGGCAGACGTCGATGCGCCGGTGCCGCTGCACGGTGCTCGTCCGCAGGCGGAGTGGCTGTCACCCGTCGTCGGAGACGGCAGCGGCCGGAGTGCACGGT
The Curtobacterium citreum genome window above contains:
- the recA gene encoding recombinase RecA, which translates into the protein MPSPADREKALETALAQIDRQFGKGTVMRLGSDDRAPVAIIPTGSVALDVALGIGGLPRGRIIEIYGPESSGKTTLTLHAIANAQRAGGIAAFIDAEHALDPEYAKKLGVDIDALLVSQPDTGEQALEIADMLVRSGSIDLIVVDSVAALVPRAEIEGEMGDSHVGLQARLMSQALRKLAGGLNQTQTTMIFINQLREKIGVFFGSPETTAGGKALKFYASVRLDIRRIETLKSGTDAVGNRTRVKVVKNKMAPPFKQAEFDILYGTGISREGSLLDFGVDHGIVKKSGAWYTYDGDQLGQGKENSRSFLIQNADIAAEIEGKILAKLGVGGAKADADDAKVESIAPKIAERKGA